The DNA segment CCATAAAGCGGTCCTGCGTGTGTTTGGCCTCGGGCATGTCGAGCACGCGGAAATTGGCCGGCAATTCAATACGCGCCTGCTCGTGTAACGCCAGATTGCGGCAGACGAACGGTTGCGTGCGCTGACGTTCGCCGAGCCAGTAGCGCGTGTCCGCGTCGAGGCCGCCGGCGAAACTGGTGAGCGCCGGAATCGACGCCGCCGCGCCCGGCACCACCAGATTTTCGAGCGTGCCCTTCATGGTGATGGTCAGCGGACCGTCGGGAACGGTGAGGTCACTCGTCGAGAGCGTGGCCGTGCCGCGCAGATTGGCGCTGCGCAATTCGGCCTGAATCGAGTCTTCACGCTGCGCGGGCGTCTGTGTGCGCAACATGGCACGGGCCTGTTCGGCGGATGCACCTACGGCTTCCAGACGATAGGTGAAGCTTGCCGACCCATCGGGCTCGACCTTGATCGACAGATCAGTGCTGCGCGTCGTGAGCGCCGTCGCGGGCGTGTTGGCGAGCACGCCCTGATTGATCAGCACCGTAGGCCGGTTCATATCCGACGAAGGCAGGAAGCCGAACTCCACGTTCGATGCAGTCGAATCCGCGTACTGCTGCAAATCCGGCAGCCACGTGATGATGTGATTGATGACGCCGTAGCCCGGCACGCTCGGCAAGGTGTAGATCGTGCCGCTGCTGATGAGCGCCGGTTCGTTGCGCACGCCGACCGCGTCGAGCAGCGCGCCGTACAGCGCGACGTGGTCCTTGCAATCGCCGTAGCGGTTGGCGAGAACGTCGCGCGCGCTATGCGGCACTACGGCGCCGCGGCCGACGTTGATCGCTACGTAGCGGACGTTCCGGCGCACCCAGTCGTACAGCGTTTTGGCTTTGTCGCGCGCCGTGTGGTCGTGCGCGGTCAGGTTCTGGGCCAGACGCACGATAGCGGCGTCGTGCGCGCTGGGGTCGGCGGCGGACGCGCGGTAGGTCGCGGCGAACGCGGCGTAGTCAGGGAAGGTCGATACCATCAGCCGGTCGCCGTAAGACACGTACGCAATCGAGCCGCGTTCCAGCCGGCTGTAGTGCGCCTTGTCGTAGCGAAACTCGTAACGTGTGCGACCGTCGCGCGTGACCGGTTGCAGCGCGGTAAAGCCGCGGGCGTCGGCGTAAAGCGGCTTGTCGGCGGGCAGATCGTAGATCAGGCGGAAATTGCGCGTAGGCGCGAGATCGGGCGGCGTGAAATCGCTGAACTGGCCGGGGACGATCGGCTGCCTCTGCGTCTTCCGGTAAGTGAGATGCACCTTCGCGCCGGGTTCGACTGCGGGGAACACGATCACCTTTTCCTGGATGTCCTGGAACATCGGCGCGTCGAACGAGCGGGCTTCCTGCACGTCGCGGATCTGGTCGGGCTGCACGTCGTGGCGCGCGCCGTCGGCGGTTTCGGTGTACGCCTCGAGAATCTGCACGTCCGCCATATTGCGGTTGAACCAGACGTACTGCTGCGCCACGCGCGCGACGCCGGCTTCGTTGTTCACACGCAGCGTCATTGAATCGAGCTTGGAGAAGGAGCCGTCCGCGTTCACCGTGAAGGTCTGGGTTTCGCCGTCGTTCGTGTACGGATCGTCCAGCTTCGAGAGGAGGCTCGCGCTCGCGGCGTGAAGGCTGGCGAGCCAGCCGAGTGACGCAAGACACACCAGGGAAGAAAGGCGCATGGCTGACAGATTATCCGGGACTGCAGCGTTAATAAGGATGGTGAGGCTGGGTTGCGGTCCGATGCGCGGACGTCAACAAGGGGCGTTTCATTGCCAGCGGCGCTTTCGGGGCTTGTGGGAAGACCCACCCCGACCCGCCGCCGGCAAAAAGACTGGAAAACTTCAGACGCTACAGGCCGCTCCGCCAGACGCGGCAATCTCCCGCGCCGCCTTCGCGCCCTCGACCTGCAGAAGCGTCGGCAGCGACACCCCGTTCTTGGCCGCCGTCACCTCGGCAAGAATCGACACCGCTATCTCCGGCGGCGTCCGGCTGCCGATAAAAATCCCGACCGGCCCATGCAGACGCGCGAGTTCCGATTCATTCAGATCGAACTCCTTCAACCGCTCACGACGCGCCTGATTGTTCCGCCGGGATCCCAACGCACCGACGTAAAACGCCGGCGTCTTCAACGCCTCCATCAGCGCGAGGTCGTCGAGCTTCGGATCATGCGTCAACGCGATCACCGCACACCGCTCGTCGAGCTTCATATCGATCACCGTGTCGTCCGGCATCGTTCTCACGATCTTCGTGCCGGGAATATCCCATTCCTCCGTATATTCCTCGCGTGGATCGCAGACGGTCACCTGATAGTCGAGCCCGACCGCGATATGGCAAAGATAGCGCGACAACTGTCCCGCGCCGATCACGAGCATCCGGTAGCGCGGTCCGTGTATGGTCAGCAATCGTTCGCCGTCGAAACTCACGCCGTCCGTGGCGTACGCATTCTCAAGCCGCGCCTCGCCCGTCGTCATGTCGAGCTCGCGTGCGACGAGCCGGCCGTCTTCCACTGCGTCGCATAACTCGGCGATGCCGCTTTGCGGCGTCAGCGGTTCGAGCACGAGCTGGATCGTGCCGCCGCAGGGTAGCCCGAAACGGTGCGCTTCTTCCGCCGTAATGCCGTATTTGACGGCCTCCGGGTGCGTCTGCTCGATGCCACGCTGCCGCACGCGATCGATCAGGTCGTCCTCGATGCAGCCGCCCGACACCGAGCCCACCACGAGCCCGTCGTCGCGCACCGCCAGCATGGCGCCTTCCGGACGCGGCGACGAGCCCCACGTCTTCACCACCGTCACCAGTAGCGCGCGATGCCCTTCGTCCAGCCAACGCGCACTGGATTTCAGGACTTCAAGATCCACGCTGTCCATGTTCTGTTTCCCTTTTTTGTCGCATCGCCGGCGGACACGCTGTCCGCGGCATCTTCCATTCCGTATTGTCCGGCGACGCCTGCCCACGATCGCCGCGTCTCCGACATTGTGCGCCGCTGCGCCACTGCTGTCCTGTCGGGCGCGAAGCGCGCGATAAAGTCGCCCGTCATTCTAATTGCAGCCCTGTCGGAGCAGCCGGGAGTTTGGCTGCGCACGCTGGCAGCCGGTCTGCGCGTGTGCCGTATCGACAGATTGATCCGTGTTCCGCCCGTCTCCTTGCACTAAACAACAAAAGTGAATTTCAGGCCAGCGTCTCAACGGCACGCACTAGGCTTACACATATCGTCTTACGGTTAAATAGCGTCTGCGTGGAGGGGAGCATGCTCCTCGGTAGTCGGAAAAGAACCGAAGCCGTGGCAGCACGCCTCTTTCGCCTACGGTACGCGTTGGCTGCCACGCTGATTATTTCGCAAAGCATGGCGTCCGCGCAGGCGCACGATCACCGCCGCCTTCAGCGGACCGAAGCGACGTCCACCTATCAGGACGATGACGCGCTCACGTTGTATGGGAACGCCCACGGTGCGCGTTCGCGCGTGGTCGTGGTTGGCCTCCTGCTGCAACGGCGTTTCGCGGATGCGCAGCACGCGGCGATCCATCAGCGCTATCCGGCCGCGCGTGACGAACCGCGTGCGCCGCGCGAAGACATCACGGGCCGCGCGCTGCCTGCCGTGCTGACCGGATTCCTGTCCATCGGCATTCTCGCGTTCGGCTATATGCGCCTGCGCCGCGAAGTTCGCCAGCGGCAGCAGACGGAGCAGGCGTTGCGCACGCAACTGAGCTTTCGCACGACGCTGCTCGACATGGTGCCGTTTCCCATCGGCGTGCGCGACAGCCAGGGTTTCTATCTCGACGTGAACGTCGCAGCGGAAGAGGCAATGGGCCTATCGCGCGATGTCGTGATCGGCCGCACCATCGAGGAGTGCGCGGCGCTCTCCAACATGCCGGGCACGCTGACATCGCACATCCTCACCACGACGCAGCGCGACATGACCTATGAAGCAGTACGCGTCGATTTCAGCGATGCGTATGGTCAGTCACGGCACGGGCTTTACTGGCATCGTCCCTTTCACGACGACACCGGCGCCGTGGCGGGCACGGTTGGCGCCGTCGTCGACGTAACCGCGTTGCTCGAAGCGGAGCGCAAGGCGCACGAAACCGAGACACGCCTCGAAGAGGTCACCCACAATCTGCCTGCGACCGTGTTCCAGATGCGGCGCGACTCGGGCGGCGCCTTGTCGTATCAGTATCTCGGCAGCAATCGGACGCTGCTGCCCGACATCCGGCGCGGCGGTCTGCGGCTGGACCGCGGACATGCTTCGCTCGTCCTGCCGCGCCGCGAAATGCAGCACCTCGTCAGCGCGCTCGACGAGTCGGCCCGCAGCCTGCGCCCGCTCGACGCGACCTTCAAGGTGGGCGAAGCGGCCGGCATCCAGTGGCTCAAAATTCGCGCTGTCCCGCGTCGGGAGCCTGACGGCGCGACGCTCTTCAATGGCTACTGGAGCGACACCACGTGCGACCAGTTGCGAACCGCCGAGCTCGAAGCCGCGCGCGTCGCGGCGGAAAGCGCGTCGGAGGCGAAAGACCGCTTTGTCGCGATGATGAGCCACGAAATCCGCACGCCGATGAGCGGCGTGCTGGGCCTCGTCGAATTGCTGTCGCGCACCGAGTTGCGCGACGAACAGGCGACGATGGTCGGTATGGTCCACGAATCCGCGGGCGCGTTGCTGCAGATTCTCGACGACGTGCTCGACTATTCGAAGATTCAGGCCGACCGGCTGACGATCGAAGACGCACCGTTCGATTTGCGGGAGGTCGCGGACGTCGTGCTGGGCCTGCTGGCGATGCGCGCGCATCAGAAGTCGCTGGCGCTGCGTTGCCGGGTCAGCGGGCACGTCGCCGCGCGGCACCGCGGCGATAGCGTCAGGCTGCGGCAGATCCTGTTTAACCTGGTGGGCAACGCGATCAAATTCACGGCGAGCGGCAGCGTGTCACTCGCCGTCGAACTGGATGCGGATGTTGGCGCCAGCCGGATCGAGAGTCCGACCGATAACCAGTCCGTCAGCCAGTCCGTCAGCCAGTCCGTTCGCATCACGGTGATCGACACCGGAATCGGGATCGATGCCAGCGTCATACCGACGCTCTTTTCTCCGTTCGTCCAGGGTGAATCGTCCACGTCGCGGCGATTCGGCGGAACGGGCCTTGGCCTCGTCATCTGCCGGAAGCTGGTTACGCTGATGGGCGGCGACATCGCGATTCACAGCAAGCCAGGTGCGGGCACCACGGTCACGGTACGTCTCACGCTGCCGGTGCACCTACGCCGGCACACGGATGCAGCCGATCCAGCGACAACGAAGGCGACCGCGGCGACAACGGCCGTCGTGCTCGTGCGCGATATGGAGGCGGCCGCGGCTATCGCGGACGGCGTCGTCGCTCTGGGCGCGCGTGTCGACGTGCTGGACCCCGCCGCAAGCCGCGCATCGCCTACCCCCGGCGATTCAGGGTGCGCCGACATCGTTTTCGTCGACGAGGACGAGGCGCCACCCGCATGCGTCGGCACAGCAGCCGTGATTCGCGTCTCCCGACAACCGGAACCGGCCGGATATCGCGCAGGCGCCGCCGGTGTGTACGTAAGCATCAATCCATTGTCGTATCGTGGTTTGCGGGCTGCCTGGCACGAAGCGCTCGAGCGCGACGCGTTGTCCGACGCCAACGCTTGCGCGGCCGCCGACGCT comes from the Paraburkholderia sp. PREW-6R genome and includes:
- a CDS encoding ATP-binding protein, with product MLLGSRKRTEAVAARLFRLRYALAATLIISQSMASAQAHDHRRLQRTEATSTYQDDDALTLYGNAHGARSRVVVVGLLLQRRFADAQHAAIHQRYPAARDEPRAPREDITGRALPAVLTGFLSIGILAFGYMRLRREVRQRQQTEQALRTQLSFRTTLLDMVPFPIGVRDSQGFYLDVNVAAEEAMGLSRDVVIGRTIEECAALSNMPGTLTSHILTTTQRDMTYEAVRVDFSDAYGQSRHGLYWHRPFHDDTGAVAGTVGAVVDVTALLEAERKAHETETRLEEVTHNLPATVFQMRRDSGGALSYQYLGSNRTLLPDIRRGGLRLDRGHASLVLPRREMQHLVSALDESARSLRPLDATFKVGEAAGIQWLKIRAVPRREPDGATLFNGYWSDTTCDQLRTAELEAARVAAESASEAKDRFVAMMSHEIRTPMSGVLGLVELLSRTELRDEQATMVGMVHESAGALLQILDDVLDYSKIQADRLTIEDAPFDLREVADVVLGLLAMRAHQKSLALRCRVSGHVAARHRGDSVRLRQILFNLVGNAIKFTASGSVSLAVELDADVGASRIESPTDNQSVSQSVSQSVRITVIDTGIGIDASVIPTLFSPFVQGESSTSRRFGGTGLGLVICRKLVTLMGGDIAIHSKPGAGTTVTVRLTLPVHLRRHTDAADPATTKATAATTAVVLVRDMEAAAAIADGVVALGARVDVLDPAASRASPTPGDSGCADIVFVDEDEAPPACVGTAAVIRVSRQPEPAGYRAGAAGVYVSINPLSYRGLRAAWHEALERDALSDANACAAADAVPAPRGPVRTREQAIRDGVLILVAEDNPVNRYLIRSQLESFGCACDVTEDGAEALAAYERNDYALLITDCQMPRVDGYALASSIRKRERQEHSAAGGACAARKAARLPIVALTASVGSPEWNRCIEAGMDDYLCKPAQRDVLHACLLRWAPLCLRSAEEQLDVELKAAGHAASLSAAGPDDTLDDADHLPPFDWEAIHRSTGGASRSGVLMEIVGESLRSEAKTLRDLLSDADSTRLERWVHKMNGAASMLHYQPLLDATAQFATALTPGDAAGIRAAGAKLLRTLETIATHATHLANETNAGIE
- a CDS encoding DUF3857 and transglutaminase domain-containing protein, with amino-acid sequence MRLSSLVCLASLGWLASLHAASASLLSKLDDPYTNDGETQTFTVNADGSFSKLDSMTLRVNNEAGVARVAQQYVWFNRNMADVQILEAYTETADGARHDVQPDQIRDVQEARSFDAPMFQDIQEKVIVFPAVEPGAKVHLTYRKTQRQPIVPGQFSDFTPPDLAPTRNFRLIYDLPADKPLYADARGFTALQPVTRDGRTRYEFRYDKAHYSRLERGSIAYVSYGDRLMVSTFPDYAAFAATYRASAADPSAHDAAIVRLAQNLTAHDHTARDKAKTLYDWVRRNVRYVAINVGRGAVVPHSARDVLANRYGDCKDHVALYGALLDAVGVRNEPALISSGTIYTLPSVPGYGVINHIITWLPDLQQYADSTASNVEFGFLPSSDMNRPTVLINQGVLANTPATALTTRSTDLSIKVEPDGSASFTYRLEAVGASAEQARAMLRTQTPAQREDSIQAELRSANLRGTATLSTSDLTVPDGPLTITMKGTLENLVVPGAAASIPALTSFAGGLDADTRYWLGERQRTQPFVCRNLALHEQARIELPANFRVLDMPEAKHTQDRFMDFQSHYAFDPRSNVVTMTREGATHFNSDVCTPEDFTQMRPDIEAIGRDVRAEVIVRSTLVESSSIASQAP
- a CDS encoding XdhC family protein, producing the protein MDSVDLEVLKSSARWLDEGHRALLVTVVKTWGSSPRPEGAMLAVRDDGLVVGSVSGGCIEDDLIDRVRQRGIEQTHPEAVKYGITAEEAHRFGLPCGGTIQLVLEPLTPQSGIAELCDAVEDGRLVARELDMTTGEARLENAYATDGVSFDGERLLTIHGPRYRMLVIGAGQLSRYLCHIAVGLDYQVTVCDPREEYTEEWDIPGTKIVRTMPDDTVIDMKLDERCAVIALTHDPKLDDLALMEALKTPAFYVGALGSRRNNQARRERLKEFDLNESELARLHGPVGIFIGSRTPPEIAVSILAEVTAAKNGVSLPTLLQVEGAKAAREIAASGGAACSV